A section of the Bacteroidia bacterium genome encodes:
- the uvrA gene encoding excinuclease ABC subunit UvrA has product MKRREIILQGVRVHNLKNISVNIPKNQLVVFTGVSGSGKSSLAFDTIYAEGHRQYVESLSSYARQFLARTPKPDVDTISGLAPAIAIEQKVHSGNVRSTIATATELYEYLRLLFARAGRTISPVSNQEVQSDTVSDVVEYIMKQPTGTKIILTSKITISHKTIIQKELQTLLQKGFTRVFYNNNPIEIESVLSGAEKVTSKKLELLIDRFIVRENIDEAEQNRISDSVQIAFTEGNGYCSLWIDKDTIQFSENFERDGIVFERPTPQLFNFNNSYGACRKCEGTGTITDFSPELVFRKKYLSITDNCIHPWTSVFVSKAVKNLYRDFLAAAPIFKVRTNVPYALLSQEEKNLLWFGNNKLPGLYPFLKGEYPEVRCSNPNIYKGPTACPECSGFRLRKEANYVFVGNYCMKDLLALTIDQLSEAFEQIPQQLREHELNLSTRLLHEITTRLAYLRQVGVGYLQVSRPMNTLSGGETQRIHLATYLGSNLTGAMYILDEPSVGLHPRDANNLIEILKRLRNQGNSVIVVEHDEATIRNADFILDFGPKAGELGGQVVAQGNLQTLLNTSESLTAQYLNRKLQIPIPVTYRKPIGWINLTNVLEHNLKGINVSFPLGVLTVVTGVSGSGKSTLVRTVLTHALTTTPVKTNYVSQSTPIYESVSGDFQLLKAVEVVDQSPIGRSSRSNPVTYIEAFEAIRELFANQPDSKKKRLSPGFFSFNIAGGRCESCEGEGEILIPMQFLPDVKITCEACKGKRFSQNVLEINYKGKNIADVLDMTVSEAIQHFKNVPKIVNRLQKLEDVGLGYIRLGQSSSTLSGGEAQRVKLAAFLSRSNSEKNSLLIFDEPTTGLHFYDVDILLQVFNQLIEAGNTIIVIEHNLEVIKCADWIIDLGPEGGANGGYLVYAGTPDKILQQKNSLTATFLAQRLKETVINQ; this is encoded by the coding sequence TCCGGCTTAGCACCGGCTATTGCCATAGAGCAAAAAGTACATTCCGGAAACGTTCGTTCTACCATAGCTACCGCAACAGAGTTATACGAATACCTAAGATTATTATTTGCACGAGCAGGACGCACCATTTCTCCGGTCAGCAACCAAGAAGTGCAAAGCGACACCGTAAGTGATGTTGTTGAATATATTATGAAACAACCAACCGGTACCAAAATTATCCTGACTTCCAAGATTACTATTTCGCACAAAACAATCATTCAGAAAGAGCTGCAAACGTTGCTCCAAAAAGGCTTTACTAGGGTTTTCTATAACAATAATCCCATTGAAATAGAATCTGTGCTATCTGGCGCAGAAAAAGTTACATCTAAAAAACTTGAATTACTTATTGACCGTTTTATCGTTCGAGAAAATATTGATGAAGCAGAGCAAAATCGAATATCGGATAGCGTTCAAATAGCTTTTACCGAAGGAAATGGATATTGCTCTCTTTGGATAGATAAAGATACTATTCAATTTTCGGAAAATTTTGAACGCGACGGAATCGTTTTTGAAAGACCTACTCCCCAGTTATTCAATTTTAATAATTCCTACGGTGCTTGCCGAAAATGCGAAGGTACCGGCACGATAACCGATTTTAGCCCGGAACTTGTTTTTAGGAAAAAATATTTATCCATAACTGACAACTGCATACATCCATGGACTTCCGTTTTTGTCTCAAAAGCAGTTAAGAACCTTTATAGAGATTTTCTGGCTGCAGCACCTATATTTAAGGTGCGCACAAATGTTCCGTATGCACTTCTTTCGCAGGAGGAGAAAAACTTACTTTGGTTCGGTAATAACAAACTTCCGGGACTTTATCCTTTTTTAAAGGGAGAATACCCCGAAGTAAGATGTTCAAATCCTAATATTTACAAAGGCCCGACTGCCTGCCCGGAATGTAGCGGATTTCGCCTGCGTAAAGAAGCTAACTACGTTTTTGTAGGAAACTACTGTATGAAAGACTTGTTAGCACTCACAATAGACCAGCTAAGTGAAGCCTTTGAACAGATTCCGCAGCAATTACGAGAGCATGAACTAAATCTATCTACCCGTTTATTGCATGAAATCACGACTCGTTTAGCTTACCTAAGACAAGTAGGTGTTGGTTATCTGCAAGTTAGCCGGCCTATGAATACTTTATCAGGCGGAGAAACACAACGAATCCATTTGGCAACTTATTTGGGAAGTAATTTAACCGGTGCAATGTATATCTTAGATGAGCCGAGTGTAGGTCTGCACCCAAGAGATGCGAACAACTTGATAGAGATTTTAAAGCGTCTGCGAAATCAAGGTAACTCCGTTATTGTGGTGGAGCACGATGAAGCAACGATCCGAAATGCAGATTTTATCCTTGACTTTGGCCCCAAAGCCGGTGAACTGGGCGGCCAAGTGGTCGCACAAGGAAATTTACAAACGCTACTAAACACTTCAGAATCCTTAACCGCGCAATATCTAAACAGAAAACTACAAATCCCAATACCTGTTACATACAGAAAACCAATAGGTTGGATAAATTTAACCAATGTTTTGGAACATAATTTAAAAGGTATAAATGTATCTTTTCCTTTGGGTGTGCTCACCGTGGTAACGGGAGTTAGTGGTTCTGGAAAATCTACGTTGGTACGAACAGTGCTTACGCACGCTTTAACTACCACCCCCGTTAAAACAAACTACGTCAGCCAGAGCACCCCGATTTATGAGAGTGTATCCGGTGATTTTCAGCTTTTGAAAGCGGTAGAAGTGGTGGATCAAAGCCCTATCGGGCGAAGCTCCCGTTCAAATCCGGTAACATACATAGAAGCATTTGAAGCCATTCGGGAGTTGTTTGCAAATCAACCAGATTCAAAAAAAAAGCGGCTTAGCCCAGGATTTTTTTCATTCAATATTGCCGGAGGACGTTGTGAATCCTGCGAAGGAGAAGGCGAAATACTCATCCCAATGCAGTTTTTACCGGACGTTAAAATAACCTGTGAAGCCTGCAAAGGAAAACGCTTTTCCCAAAATGTCTTAGAAATCAACTATAAAGGCAAAAATATTGCCGATGTTTTAGATATGACTGTTTCCGAAGCCATCCAGCATTTTAAGAATGTTCCTAAAATAGTCAATCGCCTACAAAAATTAGAAGACGTGGGCTTAGGCTATATTCGTTTAGGTCAAAGCTCCAGTACGTTATCCGGAGGTGAGGCACAACGGGTAAAATTAGCGGCTTTCTTAAGCCGGTCTAATAGCGAAAAAAATAGCTTACTAATATTCGATGAACCCACAACCGGCCTTCATTTTTATGACGTAGATATTCTGCTTCAGGTTTTTAACCAACTTATCGAGGCTGGTAATACAATCATTGTTATTGAGCATAATTTAGAGGTTATTAAATGTGCGGATTGGATTATTGACCTTGGGCCTGAGGGTGGAGCTAACGGCGGATATTTAGTTTATGCAGGTACTCCTGATAAAATCTTACAGCAAAAAAACTCCCTTACAGCTACTTTTTTAGCACAACGGCTAAAAGAAACTGTTATTAATCAATAG